AAGAGCAAAAGAACTAAGTAGAGCTTCGTATACCTTTCCATGAACTTCAAATTTAATGGGATTAAAGGCACCTCGCTCAAGCCTTCCAATTTGGTAAATTAGCTTCATCGATGGTCTCCTTAAACTTCAACGATTTCATACTTTCCCAGACCAAAAGAAGTGTTTTTCCCGCAATGTAATATTTCACCAGCTTTTAATAAAGGGAAAAATGGTTCAATTGGTCCTTCAAAGGTAATATTGCCTATTAGTCCTCCTAACTTCATCCTTTTTTCTTGTCTATAAGAAAATCGTTCCCAATCATACCATTTAAGATTATTATCTACTACCTTTACCTTTTCAGCGAGCTCAATTAAAGCCTTAGCAGGTATTTCTGGTAGTTTCTCCGAAACATGGTAATAGTATAATACAGTTAGCCTTCTTAATAATGAACGAACAATATGATGAAATTCTAATTTTCGAACAAGCTTTTTATTATGAATTAATCTTAGAGGCGTAAGAATGTTTATTAATACTTTAGATGATTTCTGATGATGTAAAACATTGTTAGTTAGTGGAAAATTTACACTTAATCTTAAAATATCCGTAGATAAAGTATCTTTAAGAATAAACTTTCTATTCTCTTTTCCGATGCCATGCTCACCTGCTAACTCAACTGCAAGTATGAAATAGGGTTCATAAGATACAGCTTTTCCTATCAAGACTATTTTTAACAAAAAGGTTTCCCCGGATTTAAAGATGTTTTTGTTATCTAAAGGGGGTTCAATGACAAAAGGATGCGGGATAGAAGGATATTTGTGAAGATTGAAAGGCAGTTTTTTATGGGGATCAGGAATTGTCTCAAAGATGTAAGCATAATAGCAGTTTTTGTAGATTGGACATTGATGGCAATCTTTATAGCTTTTTAAAACACACAGGGCTTGTCTTAAGGTTCTCCCTATTACCCCTCTGAAAGAGGAACCTTTGAATGAGGGTAAGTGTA
The Caldisericum sp. DNA segment above includes these coding regions:
- the cas6 gene encoding CRISPR system precrRNA processing endoribonuclease RAMP protein Cas6, with amino-acid sequence MTELEIPYKIINITCEPIDELHLPSFKGSSFRGVIGRTLRQALCVLKSYKDCHQCPIYKNCYYAYIFETIPDPHKKLPFNLHKYPSIPHPFVIEPPLDNKNIFKSGETFLLKIVLIGKAVSYEPYFILAVELAGEHGIGKENRKFILKDTLSTDILRLSVNFPLTNNVLHHQKSSKVLINILTPLRLIHNKKLVRKLEFHHIVRSLLRRLTVLYYYHVSEKLPEIPAKALIELAEKVKVVDNNLKWYDWERFSYRQEKRMKLGGLIGNITFEGPIEPFFPLLKAGEILHCGKNTSFGLGKYEIVEV